In the genome of Rhopalosiphum padi isolate XX-2018 chromosome 1, ASM2088224v1, whole genome shotgun sequence, the window GATCAACTATAAGGTTAGTCTTGTATAATAACATTAGCATTAAATTTACTACCATAAACTAACCATTTcagttaactaaaattatatcttaaacCTAGAAGCAATAAGCAGGGGGGGGGTAATATTCTTAATACATAGTACTTAATattacccgcatgtgttgtctctgtcttactaatgtacatcataacaaaatttcgttcagcagaatacattttgtgatgtttgctttaatattagagtaaattgacctattatcaaatttaaaggtaagaatattatctagacaatgacatatgcttttaatgatattattattttaaagtgagtaacagctatgtaaaatattgcaactttaaaatgtccataactcactttaaaataatatcaataaaatcataagtcattgtctagataatattcttacctttaaatttgataataggtaaatttactttaatattaaagctaatatcacaaaatgtattctgctaaACGAAAtgttgttatgatgtacgttagtaagacagaggttacatgcgggtatggcatcctcttaatgtatatttaaacgtttttagGCCATTTTTTGTAAAACGTATAGCTCATTCAAACTTACTTCTCGTTGTTGTGAAAAATGCAGAAAGCAGTCAAAGTCATTTGAGTGTTAACCCAGTTAAAGTGgagtataaaaatacatcagGTATAATTACAGATCATAGTTGTAACAAACTGAATCTCAACTCTTTTTATAGACGGAAACTGGGAGGATGTTATAATAGCCATCCAGAGgtaatatatttgttactaattaaatatcaatatattatttaattattaattcatattaaaaatacttagcaATTCTTTTAATACTTGATTATGTTTTTTAGGAGCCAAACACCAAAGTGtgttcaaaatgtaatattattaaatcaacaataatgTCTGTAATGATAATGAGCAAtttatgtttacatatttaaattgaattacattttaacgACAAACTGCAATtcattaattaaagaaaaaaaatatattattaatgtacttaCAAGAAttctaatattgttatttgaacataataaatattaatatattgtcaaataaatactataaaaattaaacttatacatgttttttttttttagtaaagatacattattaaagaatttcAGCAGATAAAAAACTATCCAATGTTGTATTACCATTTGATGgtggtggtttttttttaaaattagaaactaATTTTCGCTTTTTAATTACTGGTTTCTGTCGACTAGGGTACACATCTGGTTTTGAACGGCCACCAAGACCATCATATATTTCTTCATCTGAACTACTTGAAAAAGCCATAGATTTTGATACATAATTTGCACTTACTGATTTAGTAGTTAAAGGCGGTCTCATAAATCCAATTAGTCGTCGAGGACTTTTAGGCATAAATGTGTTAaccttaacaataatataagtattaatttcagGGAGTATACTAGAAAATatgtttagtattattattcatttaatagttatcaatatatatttacagattGTGATGATGACTGTTCTGTCTTGTTGTTTAAACTGTATGGCTTTAATTGTCCTTTAGGTTGTACTGTAGAGGAAACTGAATTTTCTGGAgagtatatatttgtttttatacccTAAACAAATAGTTATACATGGACTAATTTTAAgggttgataatttatttattttgttaattaataatcttctaaaattctttaaaaacagaaatctaacaaatttaaatataattctaatGGACTACTGATACATATAAGTGTAAATTTCTATTGTACTTAAATGTTGTTATATAAATGTagcttttattattagtttaaaattaatgatggaCAAACACATCagtggtatttaataaaaaaaaatattttttaataagacagTAATGACACATAATGGCATTTTCTATTTTACATATAGAATGTGCAATGATGTGTCACTGGTGTTGAAAgctttaaaagataatattaagttaCATCTTTCAAAAGTTTGcaacttaaaataatcattaaattaatatttgaactatATTGCTAGCAGTGGCGGCTCATGGGGTTCATTGAAGGTGAGGAACAAATATTTCTCTCGTTCTCTACTATCACAACTTTGAACTTAACACCAATTCctgttgattttttaaatattgtcttgACGATaagataaaacaaacaaaatcataataaaaataaaactgggCAAAATCAGATTGTGCCCGGCAACGCCATATTAATTTGTGCCATGACGAGAAGTGGGAGAAATCTAGTATTGTTGGTCGGGCTATCGAGGCCGCCCAATACCCATATAATAAAGTATGTACGTATAATACGAAAGAGCGCtcgtatttaatacatttatttatattaccaattatattatgatggaagaaatacttattaattttaatttaacataaattcttcttctttttttcaattttgtaggTGGGGTACATGGGTATATGCCCCATAGCATGAGCCACCACTGATTACTAGtatataactaattttcaaTCATAGCTATTTGATATTcaatcaacatatttttattaactaacactactaattttcttatataaaagaaattattatactaaaattttaaataattatttgacccTTCACCTGTATGCATTGTCACcatcttataaatatacaacaaaaattattttacgtagGCAAGGACATCTCAATCAAATTTTCACACTAGAAAGAGGAGATTTTAGATTGCgacatcattttaatttttctgataTTACAACtacaaacaaaaaaagttattcaagtttgaataacacaaaaataatagattttgaaacaataagaacTTTTTTGATATTAGTAATGtcaatgaataaaaacaatgttgCACAGCCAATGCTTTCTTTTTTATAGGGTGCAAATTGGGTTGTTTGACTTGGAATAGAGCTCTAGTGATTCTTGTCTGTGTGGAACAGTTTTTACTATGTTGAACGTTTGTAAGACAAAGACAATACATGCTGATGAAGCGTCCTCTTaagaattgtttaattaaataatagatttcacTTTATATACTTTTTCTAAGCTTGGAGTAACAGTCAACTCTGGAGCTGGACTTTCATGTATTATTCTTTTACATAATTCAGTTCTTCTTGGAGTATTATCATTTGCTTGCACCAGAGATTCTAAATTTGCACATTTCTTTTGTAGTCTTACAATTTCTGCTTCAAGGTCGGTAATTtctgattttaattttctaaaaaataaattaataggaactaataaaaatacattaaagattattattattaaataaattacatactcCATTACTCGGCTGTTCATGGATTCTTTTGCATTTACATTACACAAATGTCTTTTAAGttccatatatttattaacgcGTTGTGAAAACTTAGTTTCCAAATCTTTATTACTATCTTTTAAAGTTTGAATTTCTctacaaaacaattattggttaataaaattatacgcaattttaaactaaaatatcataCTTTTTAAAAGAAGTTATGAGTAAACACAGAGTTTGAATATcagtctttttttttaacaaacatacGGCTTCTTGAGAATCTGCAGGtgttccatataatatattgtttattctgcaattgaaatttaatattgaatgaaatattttatttactactaAAACTTCATAGATTAGAAAAGTTGTCTTACGATTGGTATTTTTccaaatctttttttaattcttcagCTTCAAGTTTGTAGGAAGTAGATTTTTTGCATTCAGATTTAAGAAAACGAATATTTTCTTGTAAACTGGATACAAATGTTTGATGACCTCGTATTTTGTCTTCTACATCTTTAACATGTTTTctgtaaatataatgaatatattatttagaaaaaatataaataaaatattttccatttacTTTAATGAAATTAGTTGTTCCTTTTCTTTTTTggttataattaacaaattttttatttcttcattctTCAAAGTATTTTCATATGTAAGTGACTGCACTTGGTGTGTCAATGATGATATATCttctttaatacttaaatttgaattgttGTGAAAATATagctttataatttgtttttcagttACTTTTGACCGACAATGTGGACATGTTTGTGATCttaaaatgataaaagtaaAGCAATAGTTATacaaatgattaattataaatataattttaaggaggaatattatactaaaaactggaaat includes:
- the LOC132919247 gene encoding E3 ubiquitin-protein ligase TRAIP-like; translated protein: MLASCSICGDCFTGIHPESVHSTPCGHVFHYECLMTWIKRSQTCPHCRSKVTEKQIIKLYFHNNSNLSIKEDISSLTHQVQSLTYENTLKNEEIKNLLIITKKEKEQLISLKKHVKDVEDKIRGHQTFVSSLQENIRFLKSECKKSTSYKLEAEELKKDLEKYQSINNILYGTPADSQEAVCLLKKKTDIQTLCLLITSFKKEIQTLKDSNKDLETKFSQRVNKYMELKRHLCNVNAKESMNSRVMEKLKSEITDLEAEIVRLQKKCANLESLVQANDNTPRRTELCKRIIHESPAPELTVTPSLEKGIKTNIYSPENSVSSTVQPKGQLKPYSLNNKTEQSSSQSVNTFMPKSPRRLIGFMRPPLTTKSVSANYVSKSMAFSSSSDEEIYDGLGGRSKPDVYPSRQKPVIKKRKLVSNFKKKPPPSNGNTTLDSFLSAEIL